The following proteins are co-located in the Sebastes umbrosus isolate fSebUmb1 chromosome 24, fSebUmb1.pri, whole genome shotgun sequence genome:
- the cyyr1 gene encoding cysteine and tyrosine-rich protein 1 isoform X1, whose translation MRQIGDWKERSASCYLLRSLIKTIKAHGKPLEEEEEEDAGGGSEAQCEGCIEYCCDGSPPFCCSYYAYVGDVLSGTAISGIVFGVVFLMGAVAALFLCVCMCMKNGRGARVGVFSTSYINTVTQGYPGPPPPYTYDYEMYTPSLHPPPYTATQPPPASYSPPPPYPGCTRK comes from the exons ATGAGACAAATAGGTGACTGGAAAGAAAGAAGCGCGTCTTGTTATCTTCTGCGCTCCCTGATTAAGACAATAAAAGCTCATGGAAAGcccctggaggaggaggaggaggaggacgcagGAG gcGGCAGTGAAGCCCAGTGTGAAGGCTGTATAGAGTATTGCTGCGATGGATCGCCGCCTTTCTGCTGCTCCTACTACGCCTACGTGGGGGATGTCCTCTC gggCACCGCCATCTCCGGTATCGTTTTCGGCGTGGTGTTCCTGATGGGGGCGGTGGCGGCCTTGTTcctgtgcgtgtgtatgtgcatgaagAACGGGCGGGGAGCCCGGGTCGGCGTGTTCAGCACCTCCTACATCAACACTGTGACCCAGGGCTACCCAG GTCCTCCACCTCCATACACCTACGACTACGAGATGTACACTCCCTCGCTGCACCCCCCGCCTTACACCGCAACTCAGCCTCCGCCGGCAAGCtactccccccctcctccgtACCCCGGCTGCACCCGCAAGTGA
- the cyyr1 gene encoding cysteine and tyrosine-rich protein 1 isoform X2: MESPWRRRRRRTQEVRWKLLRNSLLLCLFTGGSEAQCEGCIEYCCDGSPPFCCSYYAYVGDVLSGTAISGIVFGVVFLMGAVAALFLCVCMCMKNGRGARVGVFSTSYINTVTQGYPGPPPPYTYDYEMYTPSLHPPPYTATQPPPASYSPPPPYPGCTRK, encoded by the exons ATGGAAAGcccctggaggaggaggaggaggaggacgcagGAGGTGAGATGGAAGCTGCTGAGGAACTCGCTGCTGCTTTGTTTATTCACTG gcGGCAGTGAAGCCCAGTGTGAAGGCTGTATAGAGTATTGCTGCGATGGATCGCCGCCTTTCTGCTGCTCCTACTACGCCTACGTGGGGGATGTCCTCTC gggCACCGCCATCTCCGGTATCGTTTTCGGCGTGGTGTTCCTGATGGGGGCGGTGGCGGCCTTGTTcctgtgcgtgtgtatgtgcatgaagAACGGGCGGGGAGCCCGGGTCGGCGTGTTCAGCACCTCCTACATCAACACTGTGACCCAGGGCTACCCAG GTCCTCCACCTCCATACACCTACGACTACGAGATGTACACTCCCTCGCTGCACCCCCCGCCTTACACCGCAACTCAGCCTCCGCCGGCAAGCtactccccccctcctccgtACCCCGGCTGCACCCGCAAGTGA